A stretch of the Lycium ferocissimum isolate CSIRO_LF1 unplaced genomic scaffold, AGI_CSIRO_Lferr_CH_V1 ctg12437, whole genome shotgun sequence genome encodes the following:
- the LOC132041935 gene encoding transcription initiation factor TFIID subunit 12b-like: protein MAEIASSSSPKSIIELPVTASTTNPVITTMTSPPPNNNNNNTIDIPQIQSQSQQQQQQMQQQLTQSQQQQQQNNSSTSNNNLMSMQRSPSMSRLTQLQMQQQQLGLMRQQSGGGLYGQMNFGAAGGTSLQQQQQQLQQQQNQQLSGQNQQQQQQIGGGQMSSGNLNRAALLGQTGHLPMLSGQAAAVAQYNLQSQFHNSPRQKAGLMQGNQFHTGNSHGQSLQGIRAMGMMGSLNMSTQLRANGALAYAQQQRMNQDQLRQQLSQQNPLTSTQVPILKHASNICLLLKTNRLIYSAEFST from the exons ATGGCTGAAATAGCATCTTCTTCCTCCCCCAAATCTATAATAGAATTACCCGTAACAGCATCAACAACTAATCCCGTAATCACCACCATGACTTCTCCTCCTcctaataacaacaacaacaatacaattGACATTCCTCAAATCCAATCTCagtctcaacaacaacaacaacaaatgcAACAACAATTGACGCAATCTCAACAACAGCAGCAACAGAATAATTCTAGTACTAGTAACAACAACTTAATGTCGATGCAGAGATCACCTTCAATGTCCAGGTTGACTCAATTGcaaatgcaacaacaacaattaggTTTGATGAGACAACAATCAGGGGGAGGGCTTTATGGTCAAATGAATTTTGGAGCAGCAGGAGGTACTTCACtccagcaacaacaacaacaattgcAACAACAGCAGAATCAACAATTAAGTGGAcagaatcaacaacaacagcagcaAATAGGTGGTGGCCAGATGAGTAGTGGAAATTTAAATAGGGCTGCTTTATTGGGACAGACTGGTCATTTGCCTATGTTATCTGGACAAGCTGCTGCTGTTGCTCAGTACAATTTGCAATCTCAATTTCACAATTCG CCACGGCAGAAGGCAGGTCTAATGCAGGGGAATCAGTTTCATACAGGGAATTCCCATGGCCAGTCCTTACAGGGCATACGAGCAATGGGAATGATGGGATCTCTCAACATGAGCACTCAGTTAAGGGCAAACGGGGCCCTGGCATATGCACAGCAACAAAGGATGAATCAAGATCAGTTGAGGCAGCAGTTGTCCCAGCAAAATCCTCTCACGTCTACTCAGGTGCCAATCTTGAAACATGCTAGTAATATATGCTTGTTGTTAAAAACTAACCGTCTCATTTATTCTGCTGAATTTTCCACTTGA